Below is a genomic region from Candidatus Sulfotelmatobacter sp..
CGAGCCAGCGGGAATCCGCGAAGAAGCGAAGCGTGCGCGTGACGCTGGGCTATGCGCTGGCGATGGCCGCGCTGAGCCTGGCGCTCACGACGACGGGCATCGTGGCGGCCCTGTGGCACATGGCGCCATGGGTGGCGGAAGCCTTTCTGGCCATGGCGTTGCTCAGCGGCATCCTGATCGTCCTCGCCCTGCGGCATTCGTTGCCGCCCGAGTCCGACGCGGAGAGAACCATGAAGGCCGAGACGCGGAAGCGGCAATCGGCGGAGAAGCTCGGGCGTCCGGGAGAGCTGGGGGACGGGAGATGACGGAGCCCGCAACGGCCCAGACTCATGGGGCGTTCTCACTGGCTTGCGAGGTGAGCGTCAACGTGCGGGCCCCGGCCGAACGCATTTGGGCCATGCTCACCGACGCGAGCGCCTTCCCCGCCTGGAACTCGACGGTGGCTCGCATCGAGGGTGACATTCGAGAGGGTGCAACGCTCCGCGTGCATGCTCCGGGGACGAGCATGGTCTTCACGCCAAGAGTTTCCGGCGTCGTGCCCAACCGGCGCATGACCTGGACCGGCGGGCTC
It encodes:
- a CDS encoding SRPBCC domain-containing protein, which codes for MTEPATAQTHGAFSLACEVSVNVRAPAERIWAMLTDASAFPAWNSTVARIEGDIREGATLRVHAPGTSMVFTPRVSGVVPNRRMTWTGGL